The sequence GCCAGATATCCGGAGCCTCCCAGTACAAGACCGCCGGGATAAGAGGACACGCCGCCGACATACAGGCCTTGTATCGGCGTGCGATGGTTGGAGCAATCCAGGTTGGGTCTCATAGAAGCTAACTGAGTCGGACGATAGTCTCCATGCTTGATCGCGCCGCGCTTCATGTTGGGGAAGCGTATCTCGATGTCCACGGGGGTCTCGGCCAGCTCGTTGATGATATTGTCCTTCGTGAAGTTGGGGGCCACCTTCTGCCACTTCTTCAGCACGGCCTCTTTGATCTCCGGGCCTCGCTTCTCCCAGTTGCCGCAGTTGCCGTCTAGGGCGTAAGGCGCGTGCATCTGGAAGAAGGAAACCTCTCCGCCCCACGGGGCGCGGACCAGATGCGGATCCCAGAAGCTCTCGCACGTGGCGTGGCCGCCCATGAGCTTTGTATCCAGCTTGCCGCCGATTACGGTCTTGAAGTGAGCCAGTAGCTGATCCATGCTCTCGAAGCCGAAGATGGTCAGGAATGACTCGCTGGCCCAAGGTTCTTCAGCTTTGTAAACCGGCTGCTCATGTGTTGCCAGGTGCAGGGTATAGAAGCTCCACTTGTCATAGACCCATCCCTCCACGGCTTCCTTCAGCGTGCCGGGAAGGCTCTTGGGCTCTAATAGTTGCAGGAACGTCGTCTGCGGGTCCAGAGTCGAAACGACAGCCTTGGCCTTG is a genomic window of Dehalococcoidia bacterium containing:
- a CDS encoding NAD(P)/FAD-dependent oxidoreductase, whose protein sequence is EQTDIGKELAEIAEMSPLEIITSNFENDRIRAFLLYISCMWGIDPNETGTGLFVPLLLCRGMNKCYCFGGSHKFAGAMGREIVQAGGTILDRCEVTKIIMEGGKAVGVETLEGRTIKAKAVVSTLDPQTTFLQLLEPKSLPGTLKEAVEGWVYDKWSFYTLHLATHEQPVYKAEEPWASESFLTIFGFESMDQLLAHFKTVIGGKLDTKLMGGHATCESFWDPHLVRAPWGGEVSFFQMHAPYALDGNCGNWEKRGPEIKEAVLKKWQKVAPNFTKDNIINELAETPVDIEIRFPNMKRGAIKHGDYRPTQLASMRPNLDCSNHRTPIQGLYVGGVSSYPGGLVLGGSGYLAANRVAEDMGAKKWWKPTKEMEKFNATYMK